GAGCCGTTCACCGATCTCGCGGTAGGCGTCCTCCCAGGAGATCGGGACAAAGCTTCCGTCCGGCTGCCGCTTGAGCGGCTGCGTGACCCGATTTCGGAGATACGGCGTCATGATCACACCCTGACCGCGCGCGCACACCTTGCCCTTGCTCTTGGGGTGCTCGGGAATCCCCGTGACGCGCCAGATCCGCCCGTTTTTCGTCTCCACGTAAATCCCGCAGTGGTTCGAGCACCCGTCGCACAGAGTAGGAACCACGCGTACATCGTCCTTCTCCTCGGCCTGTGCCTTTTGCCACGCCCGGAAAGAAAGCGTTCCCAAAGACGCGGCCGCGGCGGCTCCTGCCGTGAGCTTGAGAAAGGTACGTCGGGTGAACTTCTCCGTAAGAGCCACGTCTCTCCCCCCCTTGACGGCTTCGCGCCAAGCTCCGCCTCTCCGAAAATTACCCGAGAATCGAGAATGTGAGCCCTTTCACTTATGAGGCTAGCACACCTCTTTCCGTTCGCCAAGGGAAACCCGATAAGGTTCACAAAGAATTCATCTGCCGCCCCGGTATCGAAGAATTCAACGTTGAAAAGAGAAAAACGATGCCTTCGAGGGTACTCGTTCTCCTCCGCGTCGCGATACAGGCGCCGGCCCCCTCCCGGACAGCCGGAACCATATTAGACCGTCTAGTCTACTCCTGGCACAAGAGGACAAGAGGAATCGTAGGTCCGGCGGCCCCGCGCGTCATGGACTTGAAACTCGCGTACAAATGGCGGAAGATGGGAACGAACGGGAGGGAAGGACCCGTGGGCGCGCGCCCTTTGCTCAAGCTGGAGAGGCTCAGCGATCGACCGATCCTCGAACCGAGACCGCACATCCCATGGGAGCGGGCGGCGGTGTTCAACGCCGCGGCCGTCCTCCGCGGCGGGTACGTGCACCTTTTGTACCGGGCAAGCGACAGGCCCTTTTCCCTCGAATCCCCGGAACCCGATCCGGCACGAAAGTTTACCTCCGTGATCGCCTACGCCGTGGGAGACGGGCTTCGCTTCGAGCGGTTCGACAAACCGGTGCTCCTCCCCCGAGGAGAAGACGAAGCCTGGGGCGTAGAAGATCCCCGGGTGACGGAGATCGAGGGCGCCTACGCGATGGTCTACACCGCCTTCGGCGGCAAGTCCTGGTTCGACTACCGCCCCAAGATCGCCTTTTCCCGCGACCTCCGCACCTGGGAGGGGCGGCGGGTGCTCCTCGACGAGGTCAACAAAGACGTCGCCCTCTTCCCCGAGCGAATCCGGGGGCGCTACGCACTCCTCCACCGGCGGCTTCCGCACATCTGGATCGCCTTTTCCGCCGACCTCGTCTGCTGGGAGGACCACCGGATCCTCCTCCCCACCGTCCCCGGAACCTGGGAAGGCAAGAAGGTGGGCATCGGAGGGCCACCGCACAAGACGCGGGAAGGTTGGGTGCTCTTTTACCACGCCGTGGACGAGGCAAACGTCTATCGGCTTGGGGTGGCCTTGCTCGACCGAGAAGACCCTACGAAGGTCCTCGCGCGCTATCCCTACCCCATTCTCGAACCGGAGCTACCGTGGGAGCGGGAAGGACTCGTCCCCAACGTCGTCTTCAGCTCAGGCTCCGTGGAAAAGGACGGTATCTACTACGTCTACTACGGAGCGGCGGACACGGTCCTCGGCGTCGCCGCCCAGGCGAGGGACCGGATTGTAGATCAGCTCGCGAGATTCGCATAACCGGGTGGGGCGCCGGGAGGACGGCGGGCATCGGGACCTTCGTCGCCCTGCCTCCCGCGGACCGGACACCTACCTCTCTTCGGCCCGACCTTCCGGAACCTGCGACGAAAAGATCTCCGAGGCCGTCGCCTCCAGGTACACGTCGGACGGACGTTCCTTGGCGCGTTTCTTCAAGAGGGCTGCGGCCTCCGAAAGCATGAGCGGGTCGCTGCGAAGGGGATCCAGGCAGTGGACGAGGACGACGGAGAGGGTGAGGAAGTCTTCGTCGAGCGTGCCCGCCTTGCGCCCCGCGATCCCCTGGAGGAAGAGCTTGCGTTCGGCGCGGAAGCGGGCAAAGACGAGTTCGACGAAGCGTTCGGCGAACTCCCGCGGAAGGAGGGCGACGAAGTCGTCCCCCCCGACGTGGCCTACGAACGCCTCGGGAATCACCGTCTCCACTTCACGCAGGACTTCGGCGAGGAAACGGATCACCTCGTCGCCGCGCTGAAAGCCGAAGCGGTCGTTAAAGCTCTTAAAGCGGTTCAGGTCGATGTAGGCAAAGGAAAACGGCTGTCCGCGGGCGAGGAAATCCGCAAGCGCCCGGTTGATCAGGTGGTTTCCCGGAAGACCGGTAAGCGGGTTCGTGAGCCGCAAAACCTCGGCCTTCACGTGGGCGAGGTAATCGAGGAGCGAAGCGAGGGAGACGACTCCCAGCGGTCTCCGGTCTTCGGCGACGACGATCGGATCGCACAGTCGACCTTCCCTCCCGGGTTCGAGGAGGAGGCGCGCCGCCGTATCTACGGGGACGCTGGGGGCGAGGACGAGGGCGTCGCGCGTGGCGATTTCCCCCGCCTGCTTGCGGATGTAGAGGGAGTATCCGTATTGCGTGGAGAGAAGCCCGTCCAGCCGCGCCCGCTGAACCACGCCCAAGTATTCCCCGCCCTCCACCACAAAGACGACGTCCTCGCCCAACAGATCGAAGTACTCCTTGAGCTGCGAGACGGGCATCTCCGGCGGTACCGCAGAGGCGGGCTGCATGATCTCCCGCACCGTCTTCGTCAAGCTCTTGACGTCGATGGCGCGACGGTTTCGGCGCAAAATTTCCTCCGCCTCCGCCGGGAGGCGCAGGGAAGGCGGGTTTTGCGGCCGCCCGAGGAAGAAGCCCTGGCCGTGCGCCACACCGAGGCGTACCAGCTGTTTGAACTCGTCTTCCGTCTCGATGCCCTCGGCGATGAGGTGGCTTCCGGCCTTCGTGGCAAACTGAACGATCCCCTCGAGGAGGCTTTGCTTCACGACGTCGCGATCCAAATCCGCGACGAGGGGGCGGTCGATCTTGATGTAGTCCGGGCGGAGGTCGAGGATCCGCCGGAGGGAGTTGTACCCCGACCCCGCGTCGTCCAGGGCGATGCGGAAGCCCTGCTCGCGGTAGTAGCGGGTTACCTCCCGAAGGAGCTCCGGTGAGCCGACCTCCTGCCCCTCCGTGACCTCGAAGACGACCTCCTCCGGGGAGAGGCCGAAGCGGAGGAGGAACTCTCTGGTCGTGTAAGGGCGAAAGCTCGGGTCCAAGAGGACGGACGGGCTCACGTTGAGGAAAAGGCGCGCGCCGCCGCCCACGCGGCGGAGGTAGGGAACGATTTCTTCGATCGCCTTCTCCCGAACACGGCGTTCCAAGACGTGGAGGAGGCCTACCCGCGCCGCCTGAGCGAAGAGGACGAGGGGGCTTTCCCACGGGGAACCCGCCGGCCCGCGGGTGAGCGCCTCGAATCCGAGGAGCTCGCCCGTGTCGAGGCGGAAGATGGGTTGAAAGAGAACGCGGAGCTTGCCTTCTTCCACGATTGCCGCAATCTCCGCGCGGAGATCTCGAGCTTCTTCTGAGCGCGGAACCTTGGCAAAGGTCAAGGCGCGTTTTACGGCGCTGTACAAGAAACGGGCGGCGTTTTCCGGGGAAAAGTGGAGGAGCGGGACCACGCCCACGTGGAAGCGAAGTCCCGCCCCCACCTCCGGGTCGCTCCGGGTCACGGCGTTCACGAGCTCGTCCCGAACGAACTCGGCAATCACCCGGGCAGCGCGGACGATGTCTTCCGCTCCTTCGCCTTCGACCTGTACGAGGACGAAGTAGTCGTCGCCGAAGGAGCGGAAGGCGGCGGTCACGAATTGACGGTGCTCCCAAAGGTCGATCAAGGCGGCGTCCAATAGGCCTAAAACCTCTTCCATCCGATTGACGCCGAAGCGCGCCTCGAGTTCGCCGAATTTCTCGATGTCGAAGTAGAGGAGGGCGTTGGCCCCCGTTTGGGCGAGGGCCTCGGGCGTCCAGACCTCCCCTTCTCCGCCCCGAAGGGGGACAAACCCGAGCATGGGCACATCCTCCTCGAAAGTCGGGCGCTGAACAAAAAACGAGGAAACGTTGCGATTCGGGCCTTACGTCGTAGGCCGCTCGCTTGCCGAGATTCCCCCACGTCCACAATCTTACGTATACCCGACTTGTCGACAAAAGACAACCACATTCATCGAAAATGTCCGCGGAGTGTCCCGGGCGGAAAAGCCCAAATCGACCGGACTTTCTCCAGGAAGTATCCCGAAAGGAGCGTTTGCGGAGCGCAGGCGGAAGGTTTTATGAATGCCGAAGCTCTGTGGGGTACACTTTTCGGCAAGGCGAGGTCCGCACGCCCGGCCTTGACATACCCGTACGGGAAAATGTACTATATGCATGGTGAGAATGAAAATAAATCGCTGAGGAGGGACTTCCATGGCATCCCTAACCCTTGCGGAGCAGTTTACGCTCAGGGCGCTTACGGGACGCGTAGTCGGAGAAGCTATTGCCAACGCGATCGGCGTCAGGGGAACGCTCGGAATTCTCACGAACAAGACGTACATCTGCGCAAGCCTCACGGGCGCGATCGAAGCCGCCTACGTCGCGCACTACGGCGGAACGCGCCGCGTCGTGACGACGATGGCGGAGTCGGAAGAGCAGGTGAAGTCGGCCCTGGAAGGACTCGCCGGGTCGAGTCTCGTGTTCACGGCCTTCGGCGGCGAGGCGGGCGCCGACGTGAACCTCCCCCTCACCCGGGCGTTCCTCCGGGCGCTCAAGGACTCCTCGTGCAAGGCGGACGTCTTCTTCCACGTGCGCATCTGGGCGCCGGGCTTCGTGAAAAAGGCCCTCGAAGAAGACCCCTCCCTCGCCGAAGGGCTCAAGAACCGCAACGTGTACACGTTCACCTTTGACCTGGACAAGGGGGTCTTCTTCTTCAACCGCGTGGTGCTCGGGGCGGACAACTCCCTCACGCTGGAAAAGATCGCCGAGGTCCCGATCGGCGTGGAACACAAAGAACTCTTGCAAAAGAGCCTTTGAGAAAAAGGCGGCGGCAAAAACTGACCCGGAAAATGCGCAGAGGCGGAGAAGCAGGACCGGGTTTCTTCTTGAGGAAACATCGGCTTCAAAAAGCCGAGCCCCCGGAGGTTGCCGGGGGCCCTTTTTTCTTTCGAGAGGAAGGCGAGTTCCGGGCGGTCGCGCACCCTAAGGCTTCCACCCTACCCAACTTCGAACCCTACGGGCCCGCCGCCGAACGCCCCAACGGAACGATCTCCCTCGGAGCGCCGACCGGGAAGAGGGGGCCCTCCGGGCACGATCAGCCTCTGACCTCGCCGATCTCGCCGCGAGCAAAAGCCTCTACGATTTCCCGCGCCGTCCCCATTCGGGGGTTTGCGAGGACGAGCCGCAGGCCCTCTTTCTGAGCCCGCCGCATGCCGTGGCCGATGTGGTCGAGAAGGACCACGTCCACGCGGTGGCGCTTTAAAAACTCGAACACGGCGTCGCGGTGCCGCCGAACCCCTTCGTCGTCTTCGTGTTCGTGGTCATGGTGGTGATCGTGGTCGTGTTCCTCGGCTTCCTCGTCGCCGTGAAGATGGGCACGGGCGTGGTGCGGCCCGTGGTGATGGCCGGGATGGAGGTGGGCGAAGTCGCTCTCCACCTCTTCCCACTGGGTGATCGTCCCGCCCTCTACGGTGGCGATGGCAATCGTCTTGGCACGACCGAAGTGCGGATTCATCCTTCCGCTTTGAAGCACGGCAATGGCGACGCGCACGGCAAGCCCTCCTCAAACGAACAGAAGTTTGCATATTCGATTTTCTTCCGAGGACGGCATATCGCCCCTTCGGAATGCCCATCCCTTCGTCCGGCGGCGCGACGTGAGATGGAATCGGGCATCCGCCGATTATCGGCTTCCCTATTGTACCACATGACGGAAGGCGGTTCGCACCTTAAAGGCGCCGGATGTCTAGAAGCCGCCACGGCGTGTCTTCAAGCGAGCGAAAAAGAATCTCCTCGGATCCGGCCCCCGACGCGAGGGGCACCCCCCAAGACGAACTACCAAAAGAGCACCCGGAAGAGAAGCGCGAGCGGCGTTAAGCCAAACCCGACGCAATTCCTGAACATAGCCTTCTTCTCCCGAAAATCCCAGCTGCCCTTCGTATATCGACCCGTCTATTCATAAAACATTTCAAGGGAATGGACAAACAATTAGTTCATTCCTAACGATCCGTTGCTCCGTCAACTGAACTATCATGTATTATCATTTTATCATAGATAAAAAGAATCGGAGCAATTCGCCCCACTACGACTTGCTTCTGGCGAAAGTCTTCGCGTATTGGATTCCTGCCACCGCCACGATATCGATTTGTTACTATTTTCTTCAAATACACCCTTTTGAGAAAGAGATACATTGATCATTACTTTGACTTCATGTACCGTCTGTAGATGCCGTACGCCCATACGATGCTAGCCAATCCCCAAAAGAAAGCCATAAAATTCCCTAAGTTACTGATCGTTAAATAGATAAATATAACCAGAACTGCAGCTCGATATATGAGCTTGCCCATCTCTACTCCCCCGTTTCAGCGGTGCCTGACACACTTTGTGCGAAACATTCTCGACGCCACACCGAAAACGCTGCGGGAAGAGGTACATGGCCAGGTATGGACGATTCTCGTGACAAAAGATAGGGGGACGGCACGGCATCTCACGTCTTCTCCTGAAGCAACCGTTGAAAGTATACAGGATGAGGGCACCGAAAGCAACGGCGATCCTGGAAGCCGGCTTTGAAGATGCGACAGCGGTTGTGGCGTTGTTGGAGAAGTACCGGAGACGACAGCGCGCGACAAAACGCCGTCGAATGGCTCTATGGGAAGACTCGGCACTACGAACGAATAATTCGGATCCCGAAAAAACTATGAGTCCCTCTTGCGATTTGGTCGTTTTGTATTATAATGAAGCTGGGCAGGGGCAGAAAAGCATAGAGAGCGAGAAATGGGAAGGAGGTGGACTAAATGATGTGCAAGAAAACTTGCGAGAGGGGGCCATGCATGTTCTCCGGTAAATCGAGGGCGATTCATCCTACCTCTGTTCTTAGAGTTATCTGCGTAACAAAAAAGTACGGGAGCAAGAGGGCGGTTCACGACCTCTCGTTTGAAGTGGGAGCCGGCGAAATGGTGGGCCTCTTGGGACCGAACGGCGCCGGGAAGACAACCGTGATGAACATGATTGCCGGCCTGGTGCGACCCACCGCCGGGACGATCGAAATCGAAGGGCTCGACGTGTTCCGCGATCCTCTCAGGGCCAAACGGGCACGCTTTTTTGTTCCGGATACCCCGGCGCCCCTTTCGGGCATGACCGGGGCCGAGTACCTCGACTTTGTCGCTTCAGCTTACGGAATCCCCGTCGGGGAACGTAAAGAACGACTGGCACCGTATCTCCACGGATTTCACTTGGAGGATCATCTCGACAAGAAGGTGTCCTCTTACTCCCATGGCACGAAGCAGAAGCTGGTGCTCGCCGCTGCGTTCCTCGTGCGCCCGCATCTCTTGATGCTTGACGAGCCGCTTA
This genomic interval from Brockia lithotrophica contains the following:
- a CDS encoding EAL domain protein encodes the protein MLGFVPLRGGEGEVWTPEALAQTGANALLYFDIEKFGELEARFGVNRMEEVLGLLDAALIDLWEHRQFVTAAFRSFGDDYFVLVQVEGEGAEDIVRAARVIAEFVRDELVNAVTRSDPEVGAGLRFHVGVVPLLHFSPENAARFLYSAVKRALTFAKVPRSEEARDLRAEIAAIVEEGKLRVLFQPIFRLDTGELLGFEALTRGPAGSPWESPLVLFAQAARVGLLHVLERRVREKAIEEIVPYLRRVGGGARLFLNVSPSVLLDPSFRPYTTREFLLRFGLSPEEVVFEVTEGQEVGSPELLREVTRYYREQGFRIALDDAGSGYNSLRRILDLRPDYIKIDRPLVADLDRDVVKQSLLEGIVQFATKAGSHLIAEGIETEDEFKQLVRLGVAHGQGFFLGRPQNPPSLRLPAEAEEILRRNRRAIDVKSLTKTVREIMQPASAVPPEMPVSQLKEYFDLLGEDVVFVVEGGEYLGVVQRARLDGLLSTQYGYSLYIRKQAGEIATRDALVLAPSVPVDTAARLLLEPGREGRLCDPIVVAEDRRPLGVVSLASLLDYLAHVKAEVLRLTNPLTGLPGNHLINRALADFLARGQPFSFAYIDLNRFKSFNDRFGFQRGDEVIRFLAEVLREVETVIPEAFVGHVGGDDFVALLPREFAERFVELVFARFRAERKLFLQGIAGRKAGTLDEDFLTLSVVLVHCLDPLRSDPLMLSEAAALLKKRAKERPSDVYLEATASEIFSSQVPEGRAEER
- a CDS encoding ABC transporter, ATP-binding protein; protein product: MMNMIAGLVRPTAGTIEIEGLDVFRDPLRAKRARFFVPDTPAPLSGMTGAEYLDFVASAYGIPVGERKERLAPYLHGFHLEDHLDKKVSSYSHGTKQKLVLAAAFLVRPHLLMLDEPLIGLDPLAAVFLKDALKAHAAKGGSVLLSTHLLFLAEELCNRVVMLSHGKKVAEGTLASLRARAGDEQATLEKLFLELTRDGTEV